The following are from one region of the Anomaloglossus baeobatrachus isolate aAnoBae1 chromosome 1, aAnoBae1.hap1, whole genome shotgun sequence genome:
- the LOC142244089 gene encoding uncharacterized protein LOC142244089, whose product MAYYNKEDFVRELLDLYQSLPCLWRIKSTEYSDRIKKQAAYAQLVDLFKKHSGGEAVDVKVVKKKIQGLRTVYKKEANKVDKSKKSGAGTDQVYVSPLWYFNLLEFTRDQELPRMMESSYQRNVDLEADIENDDIPIDDNTSAVVDNPQTDMVRPQLNENPTTSSEPIVEDNEAPAPSGEMRRRQLRKKKANTPVTSAEFYSLATQLLSQPKSTPVDSFAAFASDRLCKLDSTQREQAERLMLEVLRKAGRGELDDNDTICKKNQSHDSNTWIPRQPLQSTPNRMHPPRLQLDHPPQYPPPQYPPPQFPPPHYPRYSNDSFLSQLSSPTRPEYVHQYEDGH is encoded by the exons atggcttattataacaaagaagactttgtgcgtgagctgtTGGATTTGTAtcaatcactgccctgcttgtggagaatcaaatccacagaatattcagacagaataaaaaaacaagccgcctatgcccaactggtggatctttttaaaaaacacagtggaggcgaggcggtggatgtcaaagtagtaaaaaagaagatccaaggcttgaggactgtatataagaaagaagcaaataaggtggacaaatcaaaaaagtcaggggccggcactgaccaggtatatgtttctcccttgtggtatttcaatctcctggaattcacaagggaccaggagctaccacgaatgatggaaagctcctaccaaagaaacgtagacctggaagcagacattgaaaacgatgacatcccgatcgatgacaacacctccgctgttgtagat aaccctcagacagatatggtgaggccccaattgaatgagaaccccaccacatcgagcgagcctattgtggaggataatgaggcacctgcaccctctggtgaaatgcggcgaagacagttacgcaaaaagaaggccaacacccctgtgacatcggctgaattttattctttggcaacccaactgctatcacagccaaaaagcaccccagtcgatagctttgccgcatttgcatcggacagactctgcaaattggattccacacagagggagcaagccgaaagactgatgttggaagtcctaagaaaggcaggccgaggagaactggatgacaatgacacgatatgcaagaAGAACCAGTCCCATGATTCTAatacatggattcctcgccagcccctgcaaagtacaccgaacaggatgcatccaccacgcttgcagcttgaccaccccccacagtatccccccccacagtatccccccccacagtttccccccccacattatcccaggtattcaaatgattcatttttaagccaactgtcatctcccacccggcctgaatatgtccaccaatatgaagacggccactaa